The following are from one region of the Stanieria sp. NIES-3757 genome:
- a CDS encoding hypothetical protein (hypothetical protein Npun_F3789), whose translation MKAQSDSHSNIPHYDPHIIPAETGAREAREGEHFGHVEHDNPADKEHIHTRDGYTIDQEGLVNNYAVEPEIYVSQPGDLREEELEIKAERRHLLEELSEDEEGKLTLEHDWRHKGPGLI comes from the coding sequence ATGAAAGCTCAAAGTGATTCTCATTCAAATATTCCTCACTACGATCCACATATTATTCCAGCCGAAACTGGAGCGCGAGAAGCCAGAGAAGGTGAGCATTTTGGTCATGTCGAGCATGATAACCCTGCCGATAAAGAACATATTCACACCAGAGATGGCTATACTATCGACCAAGAAGGACTTGTTAATAACTACGCAGTTGAACCCGAAATTTACGTTTCTCAACCTGGAGATTTGAGAGAAGAAGAGTTAGAAATAAAAGCCGAACGTCGTCATCTACTTGAAGAGTTGTCTGAAGATGAAGAAGGTAAATTAACTCTCGAACACGACTGGCGACACAAAGGCCCTGGACTAATTTAG
- a CDS encoding sulfotransferase: protein MGFLMIGTQRSGSNLLRLMLNQVSEIAAPHPPHILQRLMPLLSMYGNLEQTASFKSLVDDVCRLVELNPVPWDGVNLDRADVARRCRERSLVAVFCAVYDILAETWGANQWCCKSLANVFYLPEINAYLPDAKYIYLHRDGRDVALSFQKAVVGEKHIFNIAQNWAKAQRLALQMRDRLGADQFYSVSYENLTSDPETTLQGLCNFLQVEYTPAMLDFHESSEASNAAASSALWGNVTKPVIKDNTKKFLKHATDEEIMIFELVAGDVLDALGYERVKIARGESIEFTKQAIKNFNQINQNLKEEILQQIDPEDLKRRDLQANLLQEIQIRNVVAA from the coding sequence ATGGGATTTTTAATGATTGGCACTCAAAGATCTGGTTCTAACTTACTACGCTTAATGCTAAATCAAGTTTCTGAAATAGCAGCCCCTCATCCTCCACATATTTTGCAACGTCTGATGCCTTTGCTTTCTATGTATGGAAACTTAGAACAAACCGCATCATTTAAATCGTTGGTGGATGATGTTTGTCGTTTGGTAGAGTTAAACCCCGTACCTTGGGACGGTGTAAATTTAGATAGAGCAGATGTTGCTCGTCGCTGTAGGGAGCGTTCTTTAGTAGCTGTTTTTTGTGCTGTATACGATATCCTAGCTGAAACTTGGGGTGCCAACCAATGGTGTTGTAAAAGTTTAGCTAACGTCTTTTACTTACCAGAAATTAATGCTTATCTTCCTGATGCTAAATATATATATTTGCATCGAGATGGAAGAGATGTCGCTTTATCTTTTCAAAAAGCAGTAGTCGGAGAAAAACATATCTTTAATATTGCTCAAAATTGGGCAAAAGCACAACGTTTAGCTCTACAAATGCGCGATCGCTTGGGTGCAGATCAGTTTTATAGTGTTAGCTATGAAAATCTTACTAGCGATCCTGAAACTACTCTCCAAGGTTTGTGTAACTTTTTGCAAGTAGAATATACTCCCGCAATGCTTGATTTCCACGAATCGAGTGAAGCTTCCAATGCTGCTGCTTCTAGTGCTTTGTGGGGTAATGTTACTAAACCTGTCATTAAAGATAACACCAAAAAGTTTCTCAAACACGCCACTGACGAAGAAATAATGATTTTTGAATTAGTAGCAGGAGATGTGCTTGATGCTTTAGGTTATGAACGAGTCAAAATTGCTAGAGGAGAATCAATTGAATTTACGAAACAAGCAATTAAAAACTTCAATCAAATTAACCAAAATTTAAAAGAAGAAATTCTTCAACAAATAGACCCTGAAGATCTTAAAAGAAGAGATTTACAAGCTAATTTGTTACAAGAAATTCAGATTCGTAATGTAGTAGCAGCTTAG
- a CDS encoding WD-40 repeat-containing protein — translation MTKQKQKRNRGIILTPEGLEKLETARAELEYMVNFGERFTYEKISELTNLDLNTIKKILAGKEGVDKRSLEKYFLAFKLNLTEAYYTKPNPHQRQDLNEAVSVDHFFGRISQLNILKDWLLKDRCRLVTIVGMGGMGKTTLSIKCAEQIGEKFDCVVWKSLRDAPPVEEILANLIEFVSEGRETKANLPERVGERITRLIDYFRSLRCLVLLDNAESLMDSGSRVGKYRHGSEGYGELFRRVGETNHLSCLMLTTREKPKEVAILEGEKLTVRSLQLEGLSQEEGQEIFKIRGLAGSELELKALSDRYTGNPLALKVVATTIQDLFDGNITQFLDQENAVFGDIRDILDQQFERLSDLEKEIMYWLAIAREPISIAQLQEDLVLQVSPIKLLEALESLSRRSLIEKNASRFTQQPVVMEYLISRLIEEVCEEIVRQKLRLIRDHALIKATAKDYLRENQIRFILQPIIKGLLAVLRNKKALEERLTTILAMLRGTSPLEQGYTAGNIINLLCQLKTDLTDYDFSSLCVWQADLRQARLHQVNFQNADLAKSVFAENFGGIWSVAFSPDGQYLAAGDTKGDILLRRVEDGQPIRSFKGHHGWIVSLAFSPDGNLLASGSCDCTAKLWEVSTGECLHSLEEHEQEVWSVAFSPDGKTLASGCDDRKARLWSVSTGKCLKVFQGHLSEVLSVVFSLDGQKLISGSQDNTIRFWDIETEKCKKILQAHDDGVRSISISPDGQMLASSSNDRTVKLWNLKTDECLNVFQGHSNVVLSVTFCPQGNLLASTGIDQTVRLWSVETAECLKVFPGHSNMINSVAFSPQGNILASGSYDQTVKLWDINTYQCFKTLQGYSNQALSVTFSPNGQILVSGGHDQRIRLWNLNTGKVVKTLHDHTNWIFSVAFNPNNNLLASGSADKTVKLWDVNTGKAIKTFWGHQAVVRSIIFSSDGQILASGSEDGTIRLWDINTGKTLKTLRGHQAEIWSIALSFNGQTLASASFDKTVKLWDVYTGECLQTLHGHDSWVWSIAFSPDNQTLVSTSIDQTIRFWQVNSGECKRIWKDDIGNSQLVAFSNDGQILASCNQDHNIRLWQLSTEKCFKALHGHTALVNSISFSPDGYTLVSGSEDETIKLWDLKSGKCVKTLIVEKPYESMNITGVKGLTQAKINNLKALGAINSYFQ, via the coding sequence ATGACCAAGCAAAAACAGAAACGGAATCGCGGTATTATTCTCACACCTGAAGGGTTAGAAAAACTTGAAACAGCAAGAGCCGAGTTGGAATATATGGTGAATTTTGGGGAAAGGTTTACCTATGAAAAAATCAGCGAACTGACTAATTTAGACCTCAATACGATCAAAAAAATATTAGCTGGGAAAGAGGGAGTTGATAAGCGATCGCTCGAAAAATATTTTTTGGCTTTTAAGTTAAACCTAACGGAAGCATATTATACCAAACCTAATCCTCATCAACGTCAAGATTTGAATGAGGCAGTTTCCGTCGATCATTTTTTTGGACGTATCTCTCAACTCAATATTTTAAAAGATTGGCTACTTAAAGACCGCTGCCGATTAGTCACAATTGTGGGAATGGGCGGAATGGGCAAAACAACTTTATCAATTAAATGCGCTGAGCAAATTGGGGAAAAATTTGATTGCGTGGTCTGGAAATCTCTTCGCGATGCTCCACCAGTTGAAGAAATCTTAGCAAACCTAATCGAATTTGTCTCAGAAGGCAGGGAAACAAAAGCTAATTTACCTGAAAGAGTAGGGGAGAGAATTACAAGGTTAATCGATTATTTTCGTTCTCTACGCTGTCTCGTCTTACTAGACAATGCGGAATCACTAATGGATAGCGGTAGCCGAGTCGGAAAATATCGCCACGGATCCGAAGGCTATGGAGAACTTTTTAGAAGAGTAGGAGAAACAAATCATCTTAGCTGCTTAATGCTGACAACGCGAGAAAAGCCCAAAGAAGTAGCTATTTTGGAAGGAGAAAAACTTACAGTTCGTTCCTTGCAATTAGAAGGATTAAGCCAAGAAGAAGGACAAGAAATATTTAAAATCAGAGGACTTGCTGGTTCAGAATTAGAATTAAAAGCTTTAAGCGATCGCTATACAGGTAATCCTTTAGCCTTAAAAGTAGTAGCAACAACTATTCAAGATTTATTCGATGGCAATATTACTCAATTTTTAGACCAAGAAAATGCAGTTTTTGGCGATATTCGCGACATCTTAGACCAACAGTTTGAAAGATTATCAGATCTAGAAAAAGAGATTATGTATTGGCTAGCGATCGCTCGTGAGCCAATTTCGATTGCCCAATTACAAGAAGACTTGGTTTTGCAAGTATCGCCAATCAAATTACTAGAAGCACTTGAATCTTTATCAAGACGTTCTTTAATTGAAAAAAATGCTTCTCGCTTTACTCAGCAACCTGTAGTGATGGAGTATTTAATTAGTCGATTAATTGAGGAAGTTTGTGAAGAGATTGTCCGTCAGAAGCTTAGACTAATTCGAGATCATGCCCTCATTAAAGCCACGGCAAAAGACTATCTCAGAGAAAACCAAATTCGCTTCATTCTTCAGCCCATTATCAAAGGGCTTTTGGCTGTTTTAAGAAATAAAAAAGCTCTTGAAGAGCGATTAACTACAATTCTGGCAATGCTACGGGGAACATCTCCCCTAGAACAAGGCTATACAGCAGGAAATATTATTAATCTACTTTGTCAGTTAAAAACTGACTTAACTGATTATGATTTTTCTTCTTTGTGTGTTTGGCAAGCAGATTTACGTCAAGCACGCTTACATCAGGTTAATTTTCAAAATGCGGATTTAGCCAAATCAGTTTTTGCCGAAAATTTTGGAGGAATTTGGTCGGTAGCTTTTAGTCCTGATGGACAGTATTTAGCAGCAGGGGATACAAAAGGAGATATCCTTTTACGAAGAGTAGAAGATGGTCAACCAATTCGTAGTTTTAAAGGTCATCATGGTTGGATAGTTTCCCTTGCTTTTAGTCCTGATGGTAATCTCTTAGCTAGCGGAAGTTGTGACTGTACAGCCAAGCTATGGGAAGTAAGCACTGGTGAATGCCTTCATAGTTTAGAAGAACACGAACAAGAAGTATGGTCAGTTGCCTTTAGCCCCGATGGCAAAACCTTAGCTAGTGGTTGTGACGATCGTAAAGCAAGATTATGGAGTGTCAGTACGGGTAAATGTCTCAAAGTTTTCCAGGGTCATCTAAGTGAAGTACTCTCAGTCGTTTTTAGCCTAGATGGGCAGAAGCTGATCAGCGGTAGCCAAGATAATACAATCAGGTTCTGGGATATTGAGACTGAAAAGTGCAAAAAGATTTTACAGGCGCATGACGATGGAGTACGCTCGATTAGCATCAGTCCCGACGGTCAAATGCTTGCCAGTAGCAGTAATGATCGAACAGTAAAGTTATGGAATCTTAAAACAGACGAATGTCTCAATGTCTTTCAAGGTCATTCTAATGTTGTGTTGTCCGTCACTTTTTGTCCGCAGGGTAATCTTTTAGCGAGTACTGGTATTGATCAAACAGTAAGGTTATGGAGTGTAGAGACGGCAGAATGTCTTAAAGTATTCCCAGGTCATTCTAATATGATAAATTCCGTTGCTTTTAGTCCGCAGGGTAATATCTTAGCTAGTGGCAGTTACGACCAGACAGTAAAGTTATGGGATATTAATACCTATCAATGCTTCAAAACGCTTCAAGGATATAGCAACCAAGCACTTTCAGTTACTTTTAGTCCAAATGGTCAAATTTTAGTTAGTGGTGGTCACGACCAAAGGATAAGATTATGGAATCTCAATACTGGAAAAGTTGTAAAAACTTTGCACGATCATACTAATTGGATTTTTTCTGTAGCCTTTAATCCAAACAATAATCTCTTGGCAAGTGGTAGTGCAGACAAAACTGTAAAACTTTGGGATGTTAACACGGGAAAAGCAATCAAAACCTTTTGGGGACACCAAGCTGTAGTTCGTTCGATTATCTTTAGTTCTGATGGTCAAATCTTGGCAAGTGGTAGTGAAGATGGAACAATTAGGCTGTGGGATATTAATACTGGTAAAACGTTAAAAACTTTACGAGGACATCAAGCTGAAATCTGGTCAATTGCCCTCAGTTTTAATGGTCAAACCTTAGCTAGTGCTTCTTTTGATAAAACGGTTAAGTTATGGGATGTGTATACTGGTGAGTGTCTCCAGACCTTACATGGACATGATAGTTGGGTTTGGTCAATTGCCTTTAGTCCAGATAACCAAACTTTAGTCAGCACGAGTATCGATCAAACTATAAGATTTTGGCAGGTTAACAGTGGTGAATGTAAAAGAATTTGGAAAGACGATATAGGCAATTCTCAATTAGTTGCTTTTAGCAATGATGGTCAAATCTTGGCTAGTTGTAATCAAGACCACAATATTAGATTGTGGCAGCTTAGTACTGAAAAATGTTTTAAGGCTTTACATGGGCATACCGCTTTGGTTAATTCAATTAGTTTTAGTCCCGATGGTTACACCTTAGTCAGTGGTAGCGAAGATGAAACTATTAAACTTTGGGATTTAAAAAGTGGTAAGTGTGTCAAAACTCTAATAGTCGAGAAACCTTATGAGTCTATGAACATTACGGGAGTAAAGGGTTTGACTCAAGCGAAAATCAATAACCTCAAAGCATTAGGGGCGATTAACAGCTACTTTCAGTAG
- a CDS encoding chromate transporter codes for MIDKVNLTYYESRQPESISSSSLFWTFLKIGSTAFGGLMALISVVENIIVGKHKLLTHEDMLDGISLASCLPGPVAANVIAYVGYRIKGGIGALIASTAVLLPSFILIVGLTIFYLQAGEIPAVNKAFAGFIPAVTAIILCAAINMSKKAIKGWREIAIATVAALLLQLIGGFYITLIVVLTSGLIGWYCFRRQVAKKLQQESVILPNQKLSLEKIAIPLIILVGLLTLSLVPLPLGETSLAKLFITFSGMSLMLFGGGYVFIPMIQEIVVNNYQWVTQTEFSNAIAMGQITPGPILISAAFIGYVVKGFLGATVATVGIFFPPALLMVTLSDVLETIKNSVVVQAALRGIRPAVIGMIFIAAFVVGQTAQIHWLSLAIFIGAIVAILKLRVDVVFIIPIAGILGLIFY; via the coding sequence ATGATTGATAAAGTAAATCTAACCTATTACGAATCGAGGCAGCCTGAATCTATATCTTCTTCTTCTTTATTTTGGACATTTTTAAAAATTGGTAGTACCGCCTTTGGTGGTTTGATGGCTTTAATTTCCGTCGTTGAAAACATTATTGTGGGAAAACACAAACTGCTTACCCATGAAGATATGTTAGATGGAATTTCTTTAGCCAGTTGTCTTCCTGGGCCTGTTGCTGCTAATGTAATCGCTTATGTTGGGTATCGGATTAAAGGTGGTATAGGTGCATTAATTGCTTCTACCGCAGTTTTATTACCTTCCTTTATTTTAATTGTCGGTTTAACTATTTTTTATCTCCAGGCAGGAGAAATTCCCGCAGTTAATAAAGCTTTTGCTGGTTTTATTCCCGCAGTAACAGCGATTATTTTGTGTGCTGCGATTAATATGAGCAAAAAAGCCATTAAAGGTTGGCGAGAAATTGCGATCGCGACTGTGGCAGCTTTATTATTACAATTAATTGGCGGATTTTATATAACTTTAATTGTTGTTTTAACTTCAGGGTTGATTGGTTGGTATTGTTTTCGTCGTCAAGTCGCGAAAAAATTACAACAAGAATCAGTTATTTTGCCTAACCAAAAACTATCTCTAGAAAAAATAGCAATTCCTTTAATTATTTTAGTAGGACTTCTAACTTTATCACTAGTACCTTTGCCCTTAGGAGAAACCAGTTTAGCCAAGTTATTTATTACTTTTTCTGGAATGAGTTTAATGCTTTTTGGAGGTGGTTATGTTTTTATTCCGATGATTCAAGAAATAGTTGTTAATAATTATCAATGGGTAACTCAAACAGAATTTAGTAATGCGATCGCCATGGGACAAATTACTCCCGGCCCGATTTTAATTAGTGCAGCTTTTATTGGTTATGTAGTTAAGGGATTTTTAGGAGCTACTGTTGCTACAGTAGGCATCTTTTTTCCACCAGCTTTATTGATGGTTACTCTTTCTGATGTACTAGAAACAATCAAAAATTCCGTCGTTGTTCAAGCTGCCCTCAGAGGAATTCGTCCTGCTGTAATTGGCATGATTTTTATTGCTGCTTTTGTTGTCGGACAAACCGCACAAATTCACTGGCTTAGTTTAGCAATCTTTATTGGTGCGATTGTGGCAATTTTAAAATTACGTGTAGATGTAGTTTTCATTATTCCAATTGCAGGAATTTTGGGTTTAATTTTTTATTAA